A window from Methylocystis sp. MJC1 encodes these proteins:
- a CDS encoding GNAT family N-acetyltransferase yields MSSDALKPLWRAMGAGDLEGVCRIAGDVHSELPERREVFEEKFRLFPAGCFALELGGSLVGYGISHPWRLFEIPPLDAFLERLLSSPDCLYLHDIAVTPAARGRRVASQLIDRLGVLAGREGVGFIALASVYETSGFWREMGFAAASSERLAEKLQSYGPSACYMVKSLPTLAERAIGNPEQNQRSCGSGSPVGLSARRE; encoded by the coding sequence GTGAGCTCAGACGCCCTGAAGCCCTTATGGCGCGCGATGGGAGCAGGCGATCTCGAAGGGGTCTGCCGCATCGCCGGCGACGTCCATTCAGAATTGCCGGAGCGACGGGAGGTCTTCGAAGAAAAATTCCGGCTGTTTCCCGCCGGCTGTTTTGCTTTGGAGCTTGGCGGATCGCTCGTCGGCTACGGCATTTCCCACCCCTGGAGGCTGTTTGAAATCCCCCCGTTAGACGCTTTTCTCGAGAGGCTACTTTCGTCGCCCGACTGTCTCTATCTGCACGATATCGCGGTGACGCCCGCAGCACGCGGGCGCCGAGTAGCCTCGCAACTGATTGATCGGCTCGGCGTCCTCGCCGGTCGAGAGGGAGTCGGTTTCATTGCGTTGGCGTCTGTCTATGAAACGAGCGGATTCTGGCGCGAGATGGGATTTGCAGCAGCTTCCAGCGAGAGGCTCGCCGAGAAGCTGCAGAGCTACGGCCCAAGCGCCTGTTATATGGTGAAGTCACTCCCGACGCTCGCGGAGCGAGCGATCGGGAATCCAGAGCAAAACCAGCGCTCTTGCGGCTCTGGATCCCCGGTCGGGCTTTCAGCCCGCCGGGAATGA
- a CDS encoding O-acetylhomoserine aminocarboxypropyltransferase/cysteine synthase family protein, translated as MAIESKHPETLALHAGWRADKSTGAVAVPIYQTTSYQFRDAEHAANLFALKELGPIYTRIGNPTTDVLEARLAALEGGVAALALSSGQAASAFAIQNIARVGDNVVSSTGLYGGTWNLFANTLKDQGIEVRFVDPTDPENFRRATDERTRAYYAETLPNPKLEVFPIAEVAAIGREYGIPLIMDNTAAPLLARPFDHGAAIVVYSTTKYLGGHGTSIGGAIIDGGNFDWEKFPARQPALNTPDPSYHGAVWVEAVKPLGPIAYIIKARTTLLRDLGSAPSPFNAFLTLQGIETLTLRMERHVSNAQKVADFLGQRGEVTKVIYPSHQSGETRARADKYLKGGYGALIGFELKGGADAGRRFIDALEMFYHVANIGDARSLAIHPATTTHSQLGEEAQLASGVTPGYVRLSIGLEHINDILADLDKGLKAAGV; from the coding sequence ATGGCCATCGAATCAAAACATCCTGAAACCCTTGCGCTTCATGCAGGCTGGCGCGCGGATAAGTCTACCGGCGCCGTCGCCGTCCCGATTTATCAGACGACGTCCTACCAGTTCCGCGACGCCGAGCACGCCGCCAATCTTTTCGCGTTGAAGGAGCTCGGGCCGATCTATACGCGCATCGGCAATCCGACGACCGACGTTCTGGAAGCGCGCCTCGCCGCGCTCGAAGGCGGCGTCGCCGCGCTGGCGCTTTCCTCCGGACAGGCGGCCTCGGCCTTCGCGATCCAGAACATCGCGCGTGTCGGCGACAATGTGGTCTCCTCCACCGGTCTTTACGGCGGCACCTGGAATCTCTTCGCCAATACCCTGAAGGACCAGGGGATCGAGGTGCGCTTCGTCGATCCGACCGACCCCGAGAATTTCCGCCGCGCGACGGACGAGCGCACCCGCGCCTATTACGCCGAGACGCTCCCCAATCCGAAGCTCGAAGTGTTTCCGATCGCGGAAGTGGCGGCGATCGGTCGCGAATATGGCATCCCGCTCATCATGGACAATACGGCGGCGCCGCTTCTCGCACGCCCCTTCGATCACGGCGCGGCGATCGTCGTCTATTCCACGACGAAATATCTCGGCGGGCACGGCACGTCGATCGGCGGCGCCATCATCGACGGCGGCAATTTCGATTGGGAGAAGTTCCCGGCGCGCCAGCCGGCGCTCAACACGCCTGATCCGAGCTATCACGGCGCTGTGTGGGTCGAGGCGGTGAAGCCACTCGGCCCCATCGCCTATATCATCAAGGCGCGCACGACGCTGCTGCGCGATCTCGGCTCCGCGCCCTCGCCCTTCAACGCGTTTCTTACACTGCAGGGAATCGAGACCCTCACGCTGCGCATGGAGCGCCATGTGAGCAATGCGCAAAAGGTCGCCGATTTTCTCGGCCAGCGCGGCGAAGTCACGAAAGTCATCTACCCCTCGCATCAGAGCGGCGAAACGCGCGCCCGCGCCGATAAATATCTCAAGGGCGGCTATGGCGCGCTCATCGGCTTCGAGCTCAAGGGCGGCGCGGACGCAGGGCGGCGTTTCATCGACGCGCTGGAGATGTTCTATCACGTCGCCAACATCGGCGACGCGCGCAGCCTCGCGATCCATCCCGCAACGACTACGCATTCGCAGCTCGGCGAAGAAGCGCAGCTCGCGAGCGGCGTGACGCCCGGCTATGTGCGGCTCTCGATCGGTCTCGAGCATATCAACGATATTCTCGCCGATCTGGACAAGGGGCTGAAAGCGGCGGGCGTTTGA
- a CDS encoding tRNA1(Val) (adenine(37)-N6)-methyltransferase, with protein MSIEAADGFLDGRLRLKQGRGHRAGHDAVLLASLTPPNQAGLILDIGAGAGAVGLMAATLAPGATVGLVEIDPESCALAQENVALNALSTRVRIHCCDATLAKSRRAAGLVDETATLVLTNPPFYEAGRVRVTPDPDKARAHVAAVPLSEWVRGCLALLAPGGVFAMIHRADALYECLAAAAGRIGGVTVQPVYSRPGAPATRILVTGVKGSRAPMSVLEGLIV; from the coding sequence ATGAGCATTGAGGCGGCGGACGGATTTCTCGACGGCAGGCTGCGGCTGAAGCAGGGGCGCGGCCATCGCGCCGGCCATGACGCGGTGCTGCTCGCTTCCCTGACGCCTCCGAATCAGGCTGGGCTCATTCTAGACATTGGCGCGGGGGCGGGGGCTGTGGGGTTGATGGCCGCCACGCTTGCGCCCGGCGCGACGGTCGGCCTCGTGGAGATCGATCCCGAGAGCTGCGCGTTGGCGCAGGAGAATGTCGCTCTGAACGCGCTTTCGACGCGCGTTCGCATCCACTGCTGCGACGCCACCTTGGCCAAATCCCGCCGCGCCGCGGGGCTCGTAGATGAGACGGCGACGCTCGTGCTCACCAACCCGCCCTTCTATGAAGCCGGCCGCGTGCGCGTGACGCCCGACCCGGACAAGGCCCGCGCCCATGTCGCCGCCGTCCCGCTTTCCGAATGGGTGCGCGGCTGTCTCGCCTTGCTCGCGCCGGGCGGCGTCTTCGCCATGATCCACCGCGCCGACGCTTTATACGAATGCCTCGCGGCGGCGGCCGGGCGGATCGGGGGCGTGACAGTGCAGCCGGTTTACTCCCGCCCCGGCGCGCCCGCGACGCGGATTTTGGTGACGGGGGTGAAGGGCTCGCGGGCGCCGATGAGCGTGTTGGAAGGGCTGATCGTGTGA
- a CDS encoding S9 family peptidase, with product MIEIKKRDSAQFDLTSTPPIAERRPCRKATHDRVLDDPYGWFAAENWRDVLRDPKTLPKDIAALVKAENAYCAKVVAPLKELRKTLVKEMRGRIKEDDADVPDKDGPYAYYGRFRDGAEHPLYCRTPRDGGPETVLLDGEALAEGHDFFDIGDTAQSPDHAQLAWSVDDKGSELYAIRTRALCDGKDRDDVVNDTDGAVVWSADSTAFYYVRIDENHRTAQVFRHVVGADPKADRLIVEEKDGAWFVGLDESRCRRFAIVTIRGHDASECWLIDLRDAEARPRLVAKREPKLRYDIEPHGDLLYIHNNANGCDDFRISVAPLDAPQRANWRDVAPHRAGAMIVTFTVFKRYLVWMLRENSLPRIVVRDLETNEEHAIAFEEEAYALELDAGLEFDTAQLRFVYASMTTPEETYDYDMGARTRVLRKRQEIPSRHDPKNYVTRRIFAPAQDGESIPVTLLHRADFTPGGNGAPLLLYGYGAYGHSLAADFDEDALSLVDRGFVYALAHTRGGTDKGWGWYENGKLDKKTNTFSDFIACARHLIACGYTREGAIVAQGASAAGMLMGAIVNEAPQLFAGVIAGVPFVDVLNTMLRDDLPLTPPEWLEWGNPIADPEVYDRIASYSPYDNIRAQNYPPILSIAGLTDPRVTYWEPLKWVAKLRATMTGGGPVLLHTHMGAGHAGASGRFEALEDTALEYAFAIACAARLT from the coding sequence ATGATCGAGATCAAGAAAAGAGACTCAGCACAATTCGATCTGACCTCGACGCCGCCAATCGCCGAACGACGCCCCTGTCGAAAAGCCACTCATGACCGGGTTTTGGACGATCCCTACGGCTGGTTCGCCGCCGAGAATTGGCGGGATGTGCTGCGCGATCCGAAGACTCTGCCAAAAGACATCGCCGCGCTGGTGAAAGCCGAGAATGCTTATTGCGCCAAGGTCGTCGCGCCGCTGAAGGAGCTGCGCAAGACGCTGGTGAAGGAAATGCGCGGCCGCATCAAGGAGGATGACGCGGACGTTCCCGACAAGGACGGCCCCTACGCCTATTACGGCCGTTTCCGCGACGGCGCGGAGCATCCGCTCTATTGCCGCACGCCGCGCGACGGCGGGCCGGAGACCGTGCTGCTCGACGGCGAGGCGCTGGCGGAGGGTCACGACTTCTTCGACATCGGCGACACCGCCCAATCGCCCGACCATGCGCAGCTCGCCTGGAGCGTCGACGACAAGGGCTCCGAGCTTTACGCCATCCGCACGCGCGCGCTCTGCGACGGCAAGGATCGCGACGACGTCGTCAACGACACGGACGGCGCTGTCGTTTGGAGCGCCGACTCGACGGCGTTCTATTATGTGCGCATCGATGAAAACCATCGCACAGCGCAAGTCTTCCGCCATGTCGTTGGCGCCGATCCGAAGGCTGACCGTCTCATTGTCGAAGAGAAGGACGGCGCGTGGTTCGTGGGGCTGGACGAAAGCCGCTGCCGACGCTTCGCCATCGTCACGATCCGAGGCCATGACGCTTCCGAATGCTGGCTTATCGATCTGCGCGACGCCGAGGCGCGCCCGCGACTCGTCGCGAAGCGCGAGCCGAAGTTACGCTACGACATCGAGCCGCACGGCGATCTTCTCTATATCCACAACAATGCCAACGGCTGCGACGATTTCCGCATTTCCGTCGCGCCGCTCGACGCGCCGCAGCGCGCCAATTGGCGCGATGTGGCTCCGCACCGCGCCGGCGCCATGATCGTCACCTTTACGGTCTTCAAGCGCTATCTGGTGTGGATGCTGCGCGAGAATTCATTGCCGCGCATTGTGGTGCGCGATCTCGAAACCAATGAAGAGCACGCCATCGCCTTCGAGGAAGAAGCCTATGCGCTGGAGCTCGACGCCGGGCTCGAGTTCGATACGGCGCAATTGCGTTTCGTCTACGCCTCGATGACCACGCCGGAAGAAACCTACGACTACGACATGGGCGCGCGCACGCGCGTCCTTCGCAAGCGGCAGGAAATTCCTTCCAGGCACGATCCGAAGAATTACGTGACGCGCCGCATCTTTGCGCCGGCGCAGGATGGCGAAAGCATCCCGGTCACGTTGCTGCATCGCGCGGATTTCACGCCCGGCGGAAACGGCGCGCCGCTGCTGCTTTACGGCTACGGCGCCTATGGCCATTCGCTCGCGGCGGATTTCGACGAGGATGCGCTCTCGCTCGTCGATCGCGGCTTCGTCTATGCCCTCGCGCATACGCGCGGCGGAACCGACAAAGGCTGGGGCTGGTACGAGAACGGCAAGCTCGATAAAAAGACGAACACTTTCTCCGACTTCATCGCCTGCGCCCGTCATCTCATCGCTTGCGGCTATACGCGCGAGGGCGCCATCGTCGCGCAAGGTGCCTCGGCGGCCGGCATGCTGATGGGCGCGATCGTCAATGAGGCGCCGCAGCTTTTCGCGGGCGTTATCGCAGGCGTGCCCTTCGTGGACGTGCTCAACACAATGCTGCGCGACGACCTGCCGCTGACGCCGCCGGAATGGCTCGAATGGGGCAATCCGATCGCCGACCCTGAGGTCTATGACCGGATCGCCTCTTATTCCCCCTATGACAATATTCGCGCGCAGAATTATCCGCCGATCCTCTCCATCGCGGGACTGACCGATCCGCGCGTGACCTATTGGGAGCCATTGAAGTGGGTCGCGAAACTGCGCGCCACAATGACAGGCGGCGGGCCCGTGCTGCTCCATACGCATATGGGCGCGGGCCACGCCGGCGCGTCAGGCCGTTTCGAGGCGCTGGAGGATACGGCGCTGGAATACGCCTTCGCCATCGCCTGCGCGGCGCGCCTTACATAG
- the cobU gene encoding bifunctional adenosylcobinamide kinase/adenosylcobinamide-phosphate guanylyltransferase — translation MSENPHLTFVLGGARSGKSAYAESLVMAHPGPWTYIATAEALDDEMRARIAAHQARRGGEWRTVEAPQHLPEAISAASADLPLLIDCLAIWLSNRMFVEADLVADRAALVAALSLREAPTVVVSPEVGLSIVPENALARAFRDAAGLLHQEVARIATHVALIVAGYPVKVK, via the coding sequence TCCTCGGCGGCGCGCGTTCGGGCAAGAGCGCCTATGCGGAGAGCCTCGTAATGGCGCATCCCGGGCCGTGGACCTATATTGCGACGGCTGAGGCCCTTGACGATGAAATGCGCGCGCGCATCGCGGCGCATCAAGCGCGCCGCGGCGGCGAATGGCGCACGGTCGAGGCGCCGCAGCATTTGCCCGAGGCCATCAGCGCCGCGTCCGCGGATTTGCCGCTCTTGATCGATTGCCTCGCGATCTGGCTCTCCAACAGAATGTTTGTAGAAGCCGATCTCGTCGCGGATCGCGCCGCCTTGGTTGCCGCTTTGTCGTTGCGCGAGGCGCCGACGGTCGTGGTGTCACCGGAGGTCGGACTGTCGATCGTGCCTGAAAACGCGCTCGCCCGCGCCTTCCGCGACGCCGCTGGCCTGCTGCATCAGGAGGTCGCGAGGATCGCCACGCATGTGGCGCTGATCGTGGCTGGCTATCCGGTGAAGGTGAAGTGA
- a CDS encoding polyprenyl synthetase family protein, with protein sequence MGIVIPLEEKKSAGLESLLELIRPDLERTNQLIIQRMGSDVTTIPEVANHLISAGGKRLRPMLVLATANMCGYKGDGHLKFAAGIEFMHTATLLHDDVVDESDMRRGKIAARMLWGNQTCVLVGDFLLGHAFKMMVEPGMIPPLTIVSQAAAVIAEGEILQLNAAKDTTTTEDAYMGVIRRKTAELFAAAAEVGVMLSGKPKADEAAARSYGMNLGIAFQLIDDALDYGGSSAKLGKNVGDDFREGKITLPVVLAFRRGSEKEREFWRRTLEKGEINDGDVETACGLMKKHKALDDTIERAAHYGAIARDAMEIFPASPWKDALLEVVDFCIERVY encoded by the coding sequence GTGGGTATCGTTATTCCGCTCGAAGAGAAGAAAAGCGCGGGCCTTGAGAGCCTTCTCGAACTGATCCGCCCGGACCTCGAGCGCACCAATCAACTCATCATCCAGCGCATGGGGTCCGATGTCACGACGATCCCGGAGGTCGCGAACCATCTGATTTCGGCTGGCGGCAAGCGCCTGCGGCCGATGCTGGTGCTCGCAACGGCCAATATGTGCGGCTACAAGGGCGACGGGCATCTGAAATTCGCCGCCGGCATCGAGTTCATGCACACGGCGACGCTGCTGCACGACGACGTGGTCGACGAATCGGACATGCGCCGGGGCAAGATCGCCGCGCGCATGCTCTGGGGCAACCAGACCTGCGTGCTCGTCGGCGACTTCCTGCTGGGCCACGCCTTCAAAATGATGGTCGAGCCCGGCATGATCCCGCCGCTCACCATCGTCTCCCAGGCCGCCGCCGTCATCGCCGAGGGCGAAATCCTGCAGCTCAACGCCGCCAAGGACACGACGACGACCGAGGACGCCTATATGGGCGTCATCCGCCGCAAAACGGCGGAGCTCTTCGCCGCCGCGGCCGAGGTGGGCGTGATGCTTTCCGGCAAGCCCAAGGCGGACGAAGCCGCGGCGCGCAGCTATGGCATGAATCTCGGCATCGCCTTCCAGCTCATCGACGACGCGCTGGATTACGGCGGCTCCTCCGCCAAGCTCGGCAAAAATGTCGGCGACGACTTCCGCGAGGGCAAGATCACCTTGCCGGTCGTGCTCGCCTTCCGCCGCGGCAGCGAGAAAGAACGCGAGTTCTGGCGGCGCACGCTGGAAAAGGGCGAGATCAACGACGGTGACGTCGAGACCGCCTGCGGCCTCATGAAAAAGCACAAGGCGCTCGACGACACGATCGAGCGGGCCGCCCATTACGGCGCGATCGCACGCGACGCCATGGAGATCTTCCCGGCCTCGCCGTGGAAGGACGCACTGCTCGAAGTGGTCGATTTCTGCATCGAGCGCGTCTACTGA